The genomic DNA GCCAGGTCGAGCTCACCCGGCCCGACCTTGATCCGGTAGCCGTGGTCGGCGCCGGGGATGCGGTCGCGGCCGAGAGCTCCGCGCAGGCGGTGGACGTAGACGATGAGCGTCTGCCTGGCGGACGGGATCGGGTCGTCGCCCCACAGGTGGTCGATCAACCTCTCGGTCGTGAGCCACCGGTTCGCGTCGAGCAGCAGTGCCGCGAGCAGGCCGCGTTCCTTCGCCGCAGGGATCGGCACGTCACGCCCGTCGCGGACCACCCGCAACGGTCCGAGCACCGAGAAGTACACGCTCACCGGGACAGTCTCCCAGCCCGTGTCACCACGGACGTCCGATAGCGTCCCCCTGGGCCCCGGAAGGAGTTCTCGATGACGCAGGTCCATGGTGGCGGGGGAACGCTCGGCACGCCGGTGCCCGTGGAGGACGCGCAGCGTCCACGGAGCGAACCGGTCAGGTTGCCACCGCAACCATGGCCACCCAGGGCCGGCGTGCTGATCGTGCAGGCGACATACCACTGGCTCGCCATGTTCATGATCGTGCCGCCGTCGCTGACGCTGAACGGGCATCCGGTGGGGGCGCGCTGGGGCCAGAACGCCTACCTGCTCCCGCCGGGCGACCATCACGTCGAGCTGTCGATCCGAGGGCTGTTCAGGGTCGGCACCGCGGCGGCGGTCGTGCCCGTACGGTCGGGGCAGCAGACGGTGGTGCACTATGCCACGCCGATGACCGCGTTCTCCCCCGGGGCGATGGGACCGACGCCGCAGCGGTCCCGTGGCGTCGCGGGCTACCTGGCGTTGCTCGGCATCCCGCTGGGTGCCGTGCTCGTCTTGCTGGTGATCCTCGTCGTCGCGGCCGTCGTCTCGTAGCGGGACGGCCGCGGCTGCCGGGGCTCAGTCGACCGTCTCGATGGTGAGCCAGTTCTCGAAGCAGTGGTTGTGCGCAAGTACGGACACGCCGATCGTCGCCCGCCCACCGAGTCCGGCCTCGGGTCCGAAGACGTCCCTGAGGAGGTCGGACGAGCCGCTCGAGACGAGGTTGACGTCGACGAAGCCCGGCGCCACCACGACGAAGTTGAGCGAGTTCACCAGCGCCTTCACCCGGTCCAGCGAGCCGAGCGCCAGGCGGATCGTCGCCAGGCAGTTCACCGCCGTGATCCGCGCCGCCTCGTACCCCTGGTCGACCGTGACCTCGGCGCCGAGCCTGCCGGCGTGGATCGGAGCGCCCTCGCGGCCGGGGACGTCGGGAACGTGGCCGGAGAGGAACAGCAGGGCGCCGACCCGGTGGAACGCCTTCATCGATCCGTAGTCGAGCCCGTGGTACGAGCCGTCGGTGTAGTCGGGGATGTCCAGTCCGAGTTCGGCGGCGCGGGCTTCGGCGGTCACGGTCATCGGCTCCTCCAAGGAACGTTGTCAGAGCCTCAGCGTGCTACAGCCCGCTGAGGCTCTGACAAGCCCTCATCCAGTCCGCGAGACGCGGAACGGTGGCTCAGCCGCAGTGCTTCTTGCGCCAGACGCCGTAGTAGTAGTTCTGGTTGATCGTGATCGACGCGCCGAAGTCGATGCAGCGACCCTTGGCCGGGAAGCTGATCGGTCCCGCGTACGTGGTGAAGGCGCCGCAGTCGAAGTGGTCGAAGCCACCTACGTAGAGGCACTTGCCGTACGGGTCGAGCTGCTGTGTCGACACGCCGCCGCCGATGGCGGTCTCGGTGTGCTTGGTGCCCTGGAACCGGGGAGCCTTGTAGAAGTACAGGCAGTTCTTCCCCGTCGAGGAGTTGTAGTAGACGTAGACGGTGCCGAGCAGCGTGCCGCCCTTCGTCGACATCGTGTGCTTGCCGCCGGAGACCAGGCGGCCGCTGCAGATCGCCTGTACGCCCACGTCGGCCTTCGTCGTGGCCCGGTCGGCCACCACCGTGTTCGCCCCCGGTCGCTCGGTCGGCGCGGCGGACGCCGCGGTCGCGGTGCCGACGACCATCGAGGTCGCGGCGAGCAGGGCGGCGGCGCCTGCGGCGAGCTTCATTCGAACACCCATCTGGCGTTCCTCTCCGTATCCTTCGTCGTCCGGTGTGGTCGACCGATGTCAGCCAAGCAGGAGTCCGCTAACCCGCCGCTAACCCGCCGGCAAGCACCGCGCGTAATACAGTCAGATCCATGCGAGGGCGGTGCTGCTGAGCAGGCTCAGCGCGGACGAGCTGCTGCGGTCGGTCCTCGACGACGGGACGTTCCGGCGGTGGGACGACTCGGAGCACGCCGCGCCGCTGGTCACGGGTGAGTACGCGGCCGAGCTGGCGGAGGCGCGACGGCTGGCCGGACTCGACGAGGCTGTCGTCACCGGTGAGGGTCTGCGGCGCGTCGGCGCGTCGGCGCGTCGGCGGTGTCGGTTGCGCAGTGTTTGCTCGGGCATGGAACAAGGGTCGGAAGGCGTGGCGTCCGAACCCCGCCGTCTCGGATCAGTTCTGCTCACATGCCAGCCCAGAAGCGGCAGCGATGCTCGGTGGCGTATGTCGTGGGCCGGATTCCGTCCGTCGACAGTCCAATCACGGTGTTGGCGGTACCGAACGCCGGCCATGTCGGAACACCGTGACGGTTCGGATCGCCGGCGTGGGCGAACGCGGACCAGTAGTCGATCATCGTGGCGCTGAGCCGCCGTTGCTTCGGAGCGAGCGGAGGGAACTGACTGTTCGGGATCGAGACGTCGAACAGGAACGGCAGATCCCAACTGTGGTAGGCGCCATAATCCACCCCATCGATGGGTGAGGCTTCCTCACGAAGCTCGTAGGCATAGGTGGGAACGTGCCGGCGTGCCGCGCGGGCGGTGGTCAGGGTAGGACACGCATAGTTCCGGTCAGTGATGACGGTTGACAGTGCGAGCGCTGGGCTGTCGAACTCGGCTGCCGGGTACTCCGCCAGAACCGGGTCGGCGTCCGCGCCGAGCAGGTCACGCAGGATGTTCACGTACCGGTCCTCAGGCAGGTCAGGGAACCTGCCCAGAACGGGTCCACGCGCCTCGTGACGTGTGCTCCCGAGCAGCAACGGGACGTCCGTGGTGAGGCCGTGGCGAAGAGCGGTGGCCGGCTGCAATGGGAGGTACGGCGTTCCGGCGACCGGGCCCCAGGCGGCGTTGCGGCGATCGCCGAGGGGGTTACCGACATCGCCGAGTACATTCAGGAGGTGGGTGGTGACGGGGACCTCGCGCAGGCAGGCCGCGATGTCGCGGTTGGTGCCGGCGTCTGCGCACCCGATCTCCTCCAGGGCCTGGGTGCCCTTGGCGTCAGCGGCCGGCTTCGTCATCACCTCGGTCGCGCAGGCACCGCTCTGTGTGATCGCGCGGTGGAACAGGCCCCGTGATCCCGGGGAGGCGAGATGGGTGCACACGCTGCGCGCCCCCGAGGACTGACCGGCCAGGGTGACCCGCTCCGGATCGCCGCTGAAGCGGGCGATGTTGCGCTGGACCCAGCGCAGTGCCTCGGCCTGGTCGAGCAACCCGTAGTTGCCAGAGAAGGTGCCTTCGGCGTCGAGCGCGGGGCTGGAGAGGAAGCCGAGTGCTCCGAGGCGGTAGTTGACCGTCACGACGACGACGTCGCCGCCCACGGCGAGTCGAGCGCCGTCGTACTCGGCGGATGCACCGGAGGTCAGTTCACCGCCGTGCAGCCACACGACCACTGGACGCAGGCCATGACGGTGCGCCCGCGGCCGGACGACATCGACGGTGAGGCAGTCCTCGCGGCCTGCGATCGGGTTGGACTCGTCGTAGGTCGCCTGTGGGCATGAGGTGGCCGGCTCAGTCGCGTCGCGGACGCCTCGCCACGGCGCAGGAGGCGCCGGCGGTCGCCAGCGGCGCTCGTCGACCGGTGGTGCGGCGTACGGGATACCAGAGAATGTCGTGTGGTTGCCGTCGATCTCACCGCGCACCCACCCCGCGTCGACGCGAACGAGAGCTTTGTCGTGCGCTGCGGCTTGCGGCACCGGGGCACCGACAACGGTCACGGCCACGACGGCGAACGCGGCCGCCAACATGCGGAGAGGGGATCGTAAGGACATGCCGACAACCCTCACCGGGACCAGCCAAGGACGCGTCCGTTCGAGGACGTAAGGGTCCCTACGCAATCTGACGTACCCGCACATGCCCGGCCTTCGAACCCATCGGTCCTCCCTGATCGTGGTCGACCGATACGAGTACTGCTATTCATCGCGCCGGCCAGGACACGGGCCGGCGTGATCCTTCGCAATTCCAAGAGGGGACCCTCTCTGCGGTCGGAGCGATGCGGCGTAGCGCCAGGGGACGAACTGGGCCGCGCGTTCCACGCGAGACCACTGTATCAGTTGATACAAGACCGAGGTGAGACGATCCGCGACAGCCATAACCGAACGCGTCTGGG from Streptosporangiales bacterium includes the following:
- a CDS encoding RidA family protein, translating into MTVTAEARAAELGLDIPDYTDGSYHGLDYGSMKAFHRVGALLFLSGHVPDVPGREGAPIHAGRLGAEVTVDQGYEAARITAVNCLATIRLALGSLDRVKALVNSLNFVVVAPGFVDVNLVSSGSSDLLRDVFGPEAGLGGRATIGVSVLAHNHCFENWLTIETVD
- a CDS encoding carboxylesterase family protein, with translation MTVVGAPVPQAAAHDKALVRVDAGWVRGEIDGNHTTFSGIPYAAPPVDERRWRPPAPPAPWRGVRDATEPATSCPQATYDESNPIAGREDCLTVDVVRPRAHRHGLRPVVVWLHGGELTSGASAEYDGARLAVGGDVVVVTVNYRLGALGFLSSPALDAEGTFSGNYGLLDQAEALRWVQRNIARFSGDPERVTLAGQSSGARSVCTHLASPGSRGLFHRAITQSGACATEVMTKPAADAKGTQALEEIGCADAGTNRDIAACLREVPVTTHLLNVLGDVGNPLGDRRNAAWGPVAGTPYLPLQPATALRHGLTTDVPLLLGSTRHEARGPVLGRFPDLPEDRYVNILRDLLGADADPVLAEYPAAEFDSPALALSTVITDRNYACPTLTTARAARRHVPTYAYELREEASPIDGVDYGAYHSWDLPFLFDVSIPNSQFPPLAPKQRRLSATMIDYWSAFAHAGDPNRHGVPTWPAFGTANTVIGLSTDGIRPTTYATEHRCRFWAGM